Below is a window of Halobaculum lipolyticum DNA.
TCGGTGACGGAGACGTAGGAGGTCGGCTGGTCGGTGAACTGCGCTAGCGCCGTCGACTCGAAGCGGCGCTCGGCGGCCGACAGCGCGTCCAGCGTCGGGCGGAAGTGGACGACCATGAGGTCGGCCTTGTGGCCCAGCACCGAGAACACCGCCGAGGCGCCCTCCTCGGCGTCGGCGACGCGCTCGTGTTCCTCCAGGTACGCGACGCCCTCCTCGATCGCGAGCTCGCGCTCGCGTGCGGGCGCGTCACGCCACGCGTCCCAGTCCACCGTCCGGAAGTCGTGGAGTACGTACCAACCCTCCTCCGTTCGCGGGGGTTTCGCCATGGTCGAAGCCTCGGACGCGGGGGGCTTGTGGCTTACGTCACCGCCGTGGCGACCCCCCGCCGTCCCCCGCCGCCGGCCCGTGCCCGCGTCACGGGTCTCGGCGGCGACCGCAGCCGGCGACCGCCGCCGCGACCGATCCGCTCTTGCCCGGCGTCGCCCCACCCGCGTCCGTGACCGCCCCCGCCATCCGTCCGGCGACGGGCGCGGACGCGCCACCCCTCGCGGCGCTGTACCGCGCCGCCTACGGCCGTCTCGCCGACCGCGGCTTCCCGTCGAGCGCCGCCGAGACGGACGCCGACGAGGTGCGGGCGTGGCTCGCCGACCGCGAGTGCTGGGTCGTCGACCGCGACGCCCGCGACACGGACGCCGGGACCGTCGCCGCCGCGGTCCAACTCCGGGAGCGCGACGGCTGGCCGTGCCCGGAGGTGTGTCGCCTCGCCGTCTCGCCCGACCGACAGCGGGAGGGACTGGGGGCGCTGTTGCTCGACCACGCCGAGGGTGTCGTCGCGGACCGCGGCCACGACCGCGTTCGCCTGCGGTCGTTCACCGACCACCCCTTCCTGCTCGACTGGTACGCGGAACGGGGGTACGAGCGGGTCGGCCTGCAGGAACTGGACTCGCGGCCGTTCGACGTGCCGGTGCTGGAACGGCGGCTGTGAGGCGTCGGTTCCGCCGCGCCGGGCGGTCGTGGGGTCGCGTCCGGCGGTCGCGGTGGCGGCGTCCGGCGGTCGCGGGCGTGGGCCTTCGACCCGAACCCCTTTGACCGCTCCCCGACTTCCCCTCGGTAATGG
It encodes the following:
- a CDS encoding GNAT family N-acetyltransferase codes for the protein MTAPAIRPATGADAPPLAALYRAAYGRLADRGFPSSAAETDADEVRAWLADRECWVVDRDARDTDAGTVAAAVQLRERDGWPCPEVCRLAVSPDRQREGLGALLLDHAEGVVADRGHDRVRLRSFTDHPFLLDWYAERGYERVGLQELDSRPFDVPVLERRL